The window AGTTCTTGTTTGTTGCTTGGTTcactatttttttggtttgtagATATAAAATGATTACACAATCTCAAAAGTTGTGAAACATTTGGTGTGCAATTAGAAAGAGTTAGATAATGTTTTGAGTTTGTATGGAGTTAGGCCATCTCTTTTTATGTTCCTTTCAGACCGCAGAATAATATTATCAACTCTTTTGTTTGTGTTATAATTATGATAACATTGTATTGATTCTTCCTTGGACCTAaactttttgttctttttagcATATGCTTATACAAAAACAAttaagtaaattttaaatatggaTACACCAAGACCCCAGCAAATACACAATAtaccaaaatacattttatgtTGAAAGTGTCAATATCATTTTGTCACTCCAGTCTTTTTTAACTCTGCAAAGTCGTAATTCAGATTGTTTTAAGTAAATAGTTTGAtgaatatacatatttttatacttcttcattttatattttttttttttgttttatattaattgttgttttagaatttaaaatttatttcattttccatgttttttattcttttaatgaatttatttgattttttttgtttaaataatgaATTCATTTGATTATTTTCTGGTTTTACATCTATTCTTTTAACtcgttaattaatattattaaataaaacagtATATTAATTGTATGAGTCTGTAttattgatgacaaaaaaaacagtatATTAATTaggataaaacaaaaaatgagaTGATTTTTTCAGATTTGTGTGAAGAACCTAAAACcatatataaaatgaaactgagtgagtatatttttttgttttgccaAAAGCAGAACGTGaacttttatctttttattgaaTTTATACTAGTTGGGAAGTTAGATTAAAGTCCCACCTACATAAGTGTATTTGATTTGACGAGTGACTTTGTTTATTTCAGCCCCCAAAAAAAGCGGAGCCGACATTAAAAGCATAGTATAAATACGTCAAAAGTTGTAGAAAGCCAAAACCAAAAGACATTTAAAGCAACAACGTGAAGCACTTGAAACGAGCATTTGACATATATCCATACGAAAACGTTATCAAGTATTTTGCGACGGCGTTTTCGGCGGCGGctgagtgttttagtgtttacaAGTTAACCAAACTAAACCTCTCCATCTACCCTTTTATATTCCCCACACACAAGAAACTTAATATCTCAAGATGAGCAGAAAAAACGTCAGCGGCAGCGTTGGCGTTTGGCAGAGCAATAACGGCTACTATGGATATGGCTATGGAGGAGGATACATGGAGAAGAGACAGCTGTTCCTCAAGAGCTACCAGTTCTCTAGAAAACAAAGCTTAACGGAGAAGATTAAGAGGTCTGTGAGGAGAGTGGTGAAGAAAGTTGTCTGGATGAGGTTGAAATCCGCTCGGAGGATGAAACGCGTCGTTTGGTCGCGTCTCAAAATGGCGTTCTTCTACCGCCGTAGACGCTTCTTTCGTCTCCTTCACCCGAACAAACCCTCCTCTTATTACTGCTTCTACTaagtctcttctcttctctcactCCGTTTCTTTGTTTTGTGTGTGCATAGTTCGCTGCTTGCTTAAAAGTTTAATTATGTTGTTAATTCACTAAATGATCTTGTTATGGATGCTGGTTAGGCTTGTGTTTAACTTTATTGTGATAAAATCTTCGATATTATTTCTTAGTTTCTGGAAAAGGGGTTATCAAGATTTTGTTTTTAGCTTTGAAAGAGACTTTCGGACACGAAAGATCATGCAGACAGGAAGCGTTAAGTCAGCGTCGATTCTGTTTCATCATGCTcgtgaatatattttttattattagtcCACATAACGTAAGCGAGTCAGGTTCCCCTTTTCTCGTCTCTTTCCCAACAAGTCAGTGAAACGTTATCGTAAGCGAGTCCTTGTCTCACCAATTTttcatcattttttaaaataacccTATATTGGGCCTGATATGGGCCTAAATGTGGATTCACAAAACGTAAGCGAGTCAGATTCTGAAAATTTTGAGCATGAATTAAGGCGGAAGAAACACATGACATGGTTAGTTCTAAACGCAGCTGATAGTTCAGCCTATATAACCTTTTTGTTGAGACATGATTTGCCTCTACACACACGAATCTACTGCATCAATACATAACACCTAGAGACTGCTGCAGCAAGGTGGGTTAAACAAGATTGGCAATGCATTCCattatttgtttcaaaatgtcCAAAGATACATAGACTTCAGATATAGATTATTAGAAGTCTAGTTGAAACTGGTCTTGTTGTAATCAATGGGCCAAAAATATACGAGTATCTacaacaattaaaataaaatgtacaAGTTTTCTTTGCTTTTGCTTAGTAATTTACAGATTTTATGTTCATTATTTGTATTAACATTATTGTATTAATGTGTATGGTCTGAAACCTATGTTCATTTCTTTTGGAATTTTCCCTTAATATTCTGAATCTCATTTGTTCCAAGCGAGAACGCCTTGGCAAGCAAGTCATCAGGAATGGGAGGGTTAGCACCAAACAGAGACGGTCCAACACTCTGAGTCCCAGGGTTCTGACTATCGAAAGCAGCGATCACGGAGGCAGGAGTTTTGTTAGGGTTCTGCTGGAAATGGAGGAGAGCTCTCGGGAATGCAAAGACGTCTCCTTTTTTGACGTGTTTGGAGATGAGTTTTCCAGAGGTGGTCAAGAAGCCGACGAAGAGACTTCCTTCGAGGACGAATATGGCCTCGGAAGCTCGGGGATGAAGATGAGGCGGGTTGAGTCCGCCTGGTGCGTAGTCGATACGAGACATGGAGGTACCCATCATGTTGAGGCCAGGGATTTTCTCAACGTTGCCTGCTGTGACGGCTGAGCCCATTGAGGTGTTGCTGGTGTCTGCAGCATTGGCTAAGCCCATGTAGTAGAAGTCCTCTGGTGTTACTTGTGATGGGTCTTTGCATGGGTATCCGTTGACTTTTGAACCTAATAAGAACGTTAAAAAGTCAACGacataaatattgaaatattttagtaaataaatGTTAGCTCAAGAGATAGATAGAGAGATGTGATACCCTTGAGATCAGCAACACACAAATCTTGAAGCATGTTTGTTTCTGCGAAGGCCGAGTGGGCGGCTAGAAGCATGATGGTAACAAGAAGATGAGTCATGGAAACTGCCATTGTTGGTGTTGATGAATTTGAGAACGTCCTTTGACCTTGTTTCTcaatttatatatctatgttgAGAAGATCTAACCAATGGAAAAACCTATGAAGAAGAGATAAACATGGATGGGCCGTAGGCTTGTTGATTTTAAATTGTTTGCCATAATTAGGTTAGGTGTATCGTTGGTTAATATTTGgtgattaaaagaaaatttgtttGTTGGAGACATCGATTAGCCTATGGTTATAGAATGACACACACCATAAACACACATCGTACTCTAATTAATAATCACCAAACTCGAAATGATTAAAAGAAAGGACAATGATTTTGGTTGTTTATTGGTTCTAGTTCTAGAACTCAAGTggtttttttggttcaattaaaTACAAACCGCTCCTTCTGTTTTGAGAACCCAACCGGAAGGCATAGTTCTGTTTCTACTTTCTAcccaaatgaaataaaaaaccaCAAATCGGCTAGAAGTGAACCAAAATCGAATTTCTCTATCCATGCATTTGCATgatcataatatataatataaagatTAGTTGGGTGAAGTGAGTACAGATGATAATAGAATGTGAACTAAACAAATTCATAAAATGCAGGAATATTTAACAAACTCGCTCTTCAATAATGTCACAAGTAGAGTCCTATATAAAATGATGGCTGAATACCAAACTTAGCAAATCCccaaaaaaactctatttaattattcagaatttatttgtttcaaaaaaaattattcagaatttatGTAATAAACATGCCTCTAAGCACGTAAATATTCTACTctcttattatttaattatcaaTATACTGACCAAAGACGACCTCAACTGCTTCACCATTATTCCAATGATCTGTCATCTCTTGTCTTCACATGGTTTTAATAACCTTCTTCTCTTATTTCTCCATCCTCCAATATCCTACTGATAATCCATTTCTCTTTCTTGGCTTAACCCATCATGACTGTTAAGGTATACATCACATCCTAGTACATTTTTTTCTCTCAAAATGATTCCATTTATGTTGTGTGTTTTCTATTTGGTTTTGAGCAGAAAGTTGAGATCAAGGTGGATATAAACTGTGGTAAATGCAATAGCGCAATTTTGGAAGCAGTCACGGAGATAGAAGGTAATCATAAAAACAAACAAGTCTTAAAGTAATATGttcattaacattttttttttgataaaatatgttCATTAACATATCCTACTTTTACTAAAACGTGAGTTTTGAATCTGTGATGCAGGTGTGAATCATATTTCACTAGATGAGGGGAAGAGCGTACTCACCGTGGTGGGGACAATGGATCCGGTCTGCGTTGCATCACGTCTTAGGAAGATTAAACAGAAACCTGTAATCATCAGCGTcggaccaccacctaaacctcCTGAACCGCCAAAGCCTCCAGTAGTGCCTGAGCCACCAAAGCCTCCTCCACCAGCACCTGAACCACCAAAGCATGTATGCAAATGCAAGCCTATGTCTCCTTACCCACCTCCTTACTGCGCCAGATGCGATCTTGTGTCTGTTACTACCTATGAAAGTGGAAGCGGCTGCACCATTGTTTGAGTCGTGTATTTCTTGCATTAGTCACCGCTACTTTtaccatatatataatatagtctTCATGTCAAGTCCTGTAATCTATATGTTAACCAGGACTACTTTCTTATATTAGTATGCTTTGTTTAAATCATATAtgtatgttgttgttgtttctccCTCATCTGTTCCTAACTAGTAGCTCCTTTCATGTCTCATAAACACTAAATCAATATGAATTTTTCATAAGCATGTGAAACATAAGATTCATAGACCTTTCCTGATCTTCAAACTGGAGCACACTACCTGAGGCTCACACTTGTTTGTCTGCGTCTTTTTCACATGATTCATGCAGGCCCATTAACTTTGTTGAGCCCATTTTAGTTTTGAGTAAATCCATAATATCGTCGTACATTTGAAAGATTGGGGTTCTCCAAATAGTAGTAGACTGAAGGGACCagtatacaaaacaaaataagaaatagaaacaagtgGACGACCGCAGCGAAAGATCAACATGTGGTGATGTGCATGCGACCATGACCGCAGTTTCTGGTTCTCCCACGCATCTTTGTTCttttatcttgtttttgttgCATCTCTTTAATGCGATAATATAAACAAACTTTTAGGCCTCTGTTATAGTTTATTATGCATAGTCGTTTTCAGGGTAAGACTAATACGAAATCCATCAACATGAGCTATATAACTAACCATGAAGATGAACCAACTTAAATGAGTAAaacccttcttttttttctcttacaaAAATCGTTAAATTCAATCATAGCAAGTATATCCGCTTGTTAGGTGTTGAGTGCTTACGCCATGGCGTCCAGTCCGGTTGGTTCAGGTATGAACCCTCGAGTCTATTCACTCAACTATGCGCTTAATTCAGCTGAGATTGCGAGCGTGAGGAGATCATCAAGATCCAGCTACTCTGTTAATGGCATAAGATAAACCGGCAACCAAGGAAACTTGGTGAACGCCACCCTCGAATGCTTTATATCAACGGTTGAGAACGGGGATTGATAGTCTAAGGATAACTGAACTATTTAGCGGATTGCGCCGGTTTAGAAGTGGTCGAGCGAAGCTAAAGATGTTTAGTTAGATGTAGATCATTTTTGTTCAAATCATGTTTGTAATCAAAGTTTGAATTTTTCGTATTAGGTTTTGATGTTTAGTTTAATTTTCGTAATCCGCTACTAGTTGTCTTTGTAATTTCTGTCACAAACTTGAAAACTTGgtataatatttaacattttaccaaaaaaaaaaaaaaaagtatatccTGTTTAAATTGGATGAGATCAATCCAAGCATATAGATGGTGTCTTAGACCTTACATAACATGATAAGTCTTTGACCTTACATTACATAACATGATAAGTCTTTGACCTTACATTACATAACATGATAACAATCATCACTCGTAACTATCTAATAAGTGTGTTTGCATCACTCAAAGATGACTTTCCCTAACTTCCCACTACATAACCAACACTTGTTTCTTCACCACATGCTTCTGCCCAAAGTAGAAAATCGAGTTCATAATTCAAGGGGTTCGTTATGCAAACCATGACGTCAACGTTACGCAAACCATGACCGTGAATGTATTAGACCTTACATAACACAAAGTTTTCAATAATTATATGACTACAAAATAAGTCACTTTTGCTAATAAGAGATAGCTATTCTTTCCTTATCAGATTAATACATCACCCACTTGGTATGATTGATATATAACGAGAAACGTAGAGATAGAAACGTCAGGCTACTAGAGCCAATAGAAATCAAAATCCTAAATGGACCCATCTTCTCCTCCATGTGCTATATTATCAAGCACATCAAAACTAATTACATCTGTTTTTGTCGTTACTATTTGATGCTGAGCGTTTCAAGTGTGAACTAAGATCCATGTAACATAAAAGATGGTCTCTGTCTTTGTCATGTAATAAGAGactgaattaatatttttttttaaaaggaaattcaaaaataaacgTGAATCCAGCCATGAAAcctttttcatataaaaataaactcaGAAAAGCTTATTCCTTTTCTACAAAGATCGGTTCTTTTTATTATTACACTTACGTGTTTGGCTTTAAAGTTTGTTCCTTTCTTCTCCATCTCTCACTCCCAGGGATCTGTTTCTTTGCTTTCACTCTTCTCTTCTAGTAAGAGAGTGAGAGACAATGAACAAGCTTCTGCTGTTGGTAGGCTTTGTTGTAGTGCTAGGAACTACTCAAGCAAATGAGTATTTAGATTTCAATGTGACAGAGATAGACCGCATTGAGGAGCTAGAGTTTGGATTCTCCAAGTACAGCTCAAATTTGAACCCTTTATTAGTTGGTCTCACTCTCATCAGAGGAGCTGATTCTGGAGctggtactctctctctctgcttctgTCTTTAAATCTctctatttatttactttttatgagtttatctTCATTTATTCACTTCAACTAAACATTCTTCTCAGCTTATATCTCTGTTGTTAGATTTTAACTTTGTCTTTACGTTTTACTACTATGTATTATTCTTCACGGTTCCTCTAATTGTTTGTTTTCCTGTTTTATTGCTTAGAAAAatgtaatttatatgttattgtttttaatttagaGCTTAGCAGCAgtgtatatattatgttgtgATGTGTTTACTAGGAAAAATCAAACATtagtttaatctggatattttttctatttggttGTGGTTTTTTACCACAGTTTGTTTGGATGGAACATTGCCTGGATACCACTTGCACCGTGGACATGGATCCGGAGCTAACAGCTGGCTAATTCAATTGGAGGTTTAGTGAATCTTTGTTGTCTATTGAAAGCtattgttttaatagtatagattgttaATGTTTATTATGATAAATAGGGAGGAGGATGGTGCAACAACGTCAGGACCTGTGTATACAGGAAGAAGACTCGACGTGGTTCATCTAACTACATGGAGAAGCAGCTTCAGTTTACAGGAATACTGAGTGATAAAGCTCAAGAGAATCCTGGTTTAGTCTCTCATCAGTCTTTGTTCATGTGTGATGTGACCAGTGTTAGTAATGTAATAATGTAATGTGCTTTGTCTCTTTTTGCAGACTTCTTTAACTGGAATAGAGTTAAGCTTCGTTACTGTGATGGCGCTTCTTTCAGTGGAGATGGTCAGAATCAGGCTGCACAGCTTCAGTTTAGAGGAGAGCGTATCTGGAGAGCAGCCATAGCTGATCTGAAAGCCAAAGGAATGCGATACGCCAACCAGGTTTTGACACTTGCCTTCTCTCAGGATCCAAGGCAAGagctgtttttattttattttactgaaCTGTTTTATATATTCTGTTAAAGGCACTTCTCTCTGGATGTTCTGCTGGTGGTTTAGCAGCAATTTTACGCTGTGATGAGTTTAGGAACTTGTTCCCTGGTTCCACCAAGGTCAAGTGCTTGAGTGATGCTGGCTTGTTCTTGGACACGTTAGTTTAACTTCCCCTCCCAAACTCAAACGCTGTTCCTTTGCCCTTGACTCAGTAAACTGTTATTGACTAGtttttttatgttaattatAGAGCTGATGTTTCTGGTGGCCGCACAATCAGAAACTTATACAACGGTGTAGTAAATTTTCAGGTGTGTAGCTTCTTTTTACTTTTAACATTTGAAGAGCATAAGCAAACTTCTTGACACATTCTTGGACTTAACCATAATATGCAGAGTGTGAAGAACAACCTGCCTCGTATGTGCACAAACCATCTAGACCCAACCTCGGTAATCTTTGTTCTATATCTCTCGTCCTGATGCTGTTGGGACCATTGGAAGTGTTGTATTTATTaactaatcttttttttctgtACAGTGTTTCTTCCCACAGAATCTGATCAGTCAGATGAAAACTCCACTTTTTATTGTCAATGCAGCATATGATACATGGCAGGTAATGTTCTCTTTTGACATTTAACTATTGTGTATTGGTGGTTAGGCTCACTCACAGAACAAGTGTTTACAATGTCTTTTTATAATCAGATTCAAAGCAGCATAGCTCCAACATCAGCTGACCCTAGAGGCTTTTGGCATGACTGTAGACTAAACCATGCAAAATGCACACCTTCACAAATCCGGTTCTTGCAAGGATTCAGGGATCAGATGCTGAGAGTAGTGAAGGGCTTCTCAATGTCTAGACATAATGGTTTGTTCATAAACTCATGTTTCGCTCACTGCCAAACCGAGAGGCAGGACACTTGGTTCGCTGATGATTCTCCTGTCATAAGAAAAAAGGTTAGTAGTAAGCTCAAATTTTATCCCAACACAAACAGAAGCAAAAGGCTGTTATTGACTTTGTATAATGGCATCATGCAGGCTGTGGCTATAGCTGTGGGAGATTGGTATTTTGATAGAGCAGAAGTGAAGTTAATTGATTGTCCTTACCCTTGTGACAAGAGCTGCCACAACTTGGTGTTCAGATGATTTATCTACTTGATTCTTCCTCATATACATACTTAGAAAGCTTAGCTTCTCTCAAATGGAGAAGCTTACTATTTTACCAATGACTCATTGGAAGAAAATGTATGATTAATTTGGAAAAACCATAATAAActccaaaaaaaatacataagttGGCTCATAAGAGTTCAAAATGTAATCACAGAGCAATGAttcttctttcctttgtttttttctccTCTACTTGCCACTACAAGTAGTTGATAAATGTCAACATATTGGTCCCACACAAAGAATTTGATTTCACAAGTATCCAAGAAATGCAGGTAATggataagaataaaaaaagcaataaaatagtaaaaagggataaaagaaagtgaaaaaaagaagaatattaCAGAGTGGTGTTGATGATATACTTTGACACCCTGGTATTAGGGTGAGTGACAGCTATCTAGTGTTCCCCACtttgtatgtgttttttttcctttccacCTAATCATTTCCTTTTTAAGTTCTCTCTCAGTCAAAACTAACTTCTTCAACAACAACTCTGCTAAATAAAAATCTCAACAAGTTTTGTGAGGCTGAACCCtgtccattactttttttttgttcttgaaTCTTCTTATCATGGCTTCTGATTCTCAAACCGCAACTGCAACTACATCTGAAAAGGTCAGATATTCTCCCTATGTTCCATAGAATCTTATTACATATGTTTGTATGTTACTTATGCTTTTAAGCTCCATAAATAGATTTTCTGTATCATGTTTTGGTTCTAGTAAGAatcaatatatatgttttgtacCTGAAATTAGGAGCGTTAagttagaataaataaaaacttgtttTGTAATGTTCAACATGGTTTTAACCCTCTTGTTCTGTAAGAATCTGGAGAATTCTTGAGCAATAATTAgaaggaattttttttaataaaaaaagttgtAGATTATTATAGAACATGGATGTTATCAGAAACCATCTTTGTCTGTCGTTTTCTAGAAAACTATTCTGACACTATTACATATGATTAAAATTCCAAAATAGTTAGTTAGTGGTTTTTCTAAGAAGAGAATAATAAAGAGGGGTTTTACTATTATCTGATGCAGCCAGTGGAGAACAAGGTGGACGAGGAGGCTAAGTTGATGGAGAAAGAGATTGTTTTGGAGGATAAACCGGTTTCAGATTCAAGCCTGGCTGTTACTAAGGAGGAGAACATCAGTCAAACTCCTGCTGCAGACGTAAAGGAGGTTGCAGCAGTTGTGAAAGAAGAGGAATCTACGGAGAAGGTGACAGATGAAAATGGTGAGAAGAAGGTAGCTGAACAAGTGGAAGTTAAAGAACCAATTCTTGTGAAAGAGAGTGTTGAAGAAGTTAAGGTTGAAGCTGGTGATGCAGAGaaaggaaaagatgaaaagggtGAGGAGAAGATAGCTGAAGAAGTGGAGCTTAAGGAGCCAACCCTTGTGAAAGAGAGTGTTGAAGAAGTTAAGGTTGAAGCTGGTGATGCAGAGAAAGAAGAAGGGAAAGGAAAAGTTGAAAATGGTGAGGAGAAGGTAGCTGAAGAAGTGGAAGTTAAAGAACCAGCCCTTGTGAAAGAGAGTGTTGAAGAAGTTAAGGTCGAAGCTGGTGATGCAGAGAAAGAGGAAGGGAAAGGAAAAGATGAAGATGGTGAGGAGAAGGTAGCTGTACAAGTGGAGCTTAAGGAACCAGTACTTTTGAAAGAGAGTGTTGAAGAAGTTAAGGTTGAAGCTCTTGATGTGGAGAAAGCAGAAGAGAAGGGAACCGTTGAATGTGTAGCTGAAGAAGACAACAAAGATAAGGAGGAGAGCAAGGTGCTTGATGTTTCTGAATCAGCCGGAGGCAAACAAGTTGATGTTGTTCAACTTGTTAGAGAAGTACCTGAAGAGACTGTAGAAGACAAGATCAAAGACGTTGAGGTTCTTGAAGTAGAGCCAAAGATAGAAGCTTCTGAAAAAGTTGAAGTAGTGAAAACAACGGAAACAACACCTGAAACAACAGAACAAGCTAAGGATGAGCTTGTGGGAAAGCTGGAGGATACCATTGTTGTTGAGACCAAAGACTCCAAGGATGAACAGACTTCTGAATCTGGTTCTATTATAAACCAAGATTCAGACACTGCCCCCAAAAAGGAGACAGATGGAGACGCTTCTTCTCCTGCTGATGTCACTGAGAAGGCCATCACCGAAGAGAAGCATGTAGTGGAAGAACCATCAAAGGATGAACCAGAGAACGTAAGTGAAACAAAAGATGTCGCCACTAAAGTAGCtacagaagaagaaaacatcAAGAAGGACACTGAAGATGTCAAGAGTGAAGAGACTTTGAAAGAAACTGAAGGAAACAAACAAGAGGAATCAGTCAAGGAGAAAGTACCAGAGGCTGTAGAAACAGCACCACCTGTTGTTAAAGAGATCGAAGAGCCAGAAGTCACAACCAAAGAAGAAGTTGTTGTCAAGCAAAAAAGTTCAAACAGCATCATGTCAAAGGTGAAGAAGTCTCTTGTTAAGGCAAAGAAAGCAATCATTGGTAAATCTCCAAGCTCTAAGACTATCTCAACTCAAGAAGCCAAAGAAGACATCAAAGCCAAGTGATTAAAGTAAAGAGTCATGGACTCCTTTAAAGTCTTTTCaggtatttttaatttattttgttggtTTTTTGCTTCTTTGTGCTGGGGAAAAAGAACAGaacattctttttattttgtgtggTTATAACTTATATGTCTGTAAACCTACAAAGATTTGGCTTTGTTGTTATGGATGTGTGTTTGAGAAATTTAACATTATTGTATTCAtcactagggtcggcccgccctacgggcgggatatactttacttgtaattaagattattatttttatatgatttgtaGTTTGTGTTTTAGGTTTACATTTTCAAGAAATGTATATGagatattttcttaatttaaaatcacccaaaaaacaattttttactATTAGCATAattttactctctctctctctatgggCGTGTTAGTAaccaaaaatacataaatatatcgGTTAAAgagtattttaaaatgtttagctTACTTAAAATTTAAGGTGATATTAACTTTTATTGtgtatgttttgttatttttttatagatCATGATCatcttaatattaaaatgttcaTGAATACATAATAGTTTTAcatattttctttgtttattttcctgtaattatgataattttgataataagtaaaataatttttaatacaaaaatcttagattatattttttcttatgaaTAATGTTTCATTTGACATCaacctaaaataatattttagcacataattaataatataatatcaaaGACATATATTTGAAACTAAATACATTTTTTGTGTATTACTTTTTGGTTTTACCACTAAAGTTTCACCACTCATATTTTTACAATCTAATTTacgttttaattttaaaaataaatacatttattatacTCTAAACCattacaaaaccaaaatctaaaacaacaCTCATTTAAATACAGAGAAAGTAAGTACAATTTAATGTCATGATATTGTGTTatgtttttttgaacaaaatattgTGTTACGTAATAGTATGAAAATGTTTGATATATTCTGGTGTTGTTGTTGAATAGTCAGAGAGTGTgtcgtaagttttttttttaaatgtatttgGCTGAGTTTGCGAATTTACATTTGTGAGTGTAAACTTCGTGAACAAATTCAAGGGAATCTGTAAACATGGGTCTCTCAAAATGTTTTATCTTTGCCTGAAGTTGATGAAAGCAAAACTATGATTACCTATAACCCTGGGCATTCGGTTATCGCTTCGTTAAAAGAATGATTGAGAGTGCTTCATTTTATAGttgatatttacaaaatatttgctAGTGTTACCATCAcaggaaaaataaaaaagaaaccaATAGTTATCACTACAAATTTTCAAGAGAACCTGGAAAATGAAcaacaaagaaaatgaaaaacagaGTGAGAGTGAACATCCTTAGCTGAAAGGTGCACTGAAGCAGAATTAGAGCTCCAGCATAGACGACATAGGCAGATTGGAGAGAAGCTCGTCTTTCATTGATCGATCAATTATCCTGAAACCACCTCCGGAGAAGAATAAGTTTGTCTGAAAATCCTGCAGTTACGTTCTCTCCACATATTATACGTGATGACTTGCAGTAGCAGCTTGAAGATGTTTGCACTGTCCGGTGATGAGGGTCCACCAAGTCTA is drawn from Brassica rapa cultivar Chiifu-401-42 chromosome A05, CAAS_Brap_v3.01, whole genome shotgun sequence and contains these coding sequences:
- the LOC103854433 gene encoding heavy metal-associated isoprenylated plant protein 43; amino-acid sequence: MTVKKVEIKVDINCGKCNSAILEAVTEIEGVNHISLDEGKSVLTVVGTMDPVCVASRLRKIKQKPVIISVGPPPKPPEPPKPPVVPEPPKPPPPAPEPPKHVCKCKPMSPYPPPYCARCDLVSVTTYESGSGCTIV
- the LOC103854434 gene encoding germin-like protein subfamily 2 member 3, which encodes MAVSMTHLLVTIMLLAAHSAFAETNMLQDLCVADLKGSKVNGYPCKDPSQVTPEDFYYMGLANAADTSNTSMGSAVTAGNVEKIPGLNMMGTSMSRIDYAPGGLNPPHLHPRASEAIFVLEGSLFVGFLTTSGKLISKHVKKGDVFAFPRALLHFQQNPNKTPASVIAAFDSQNPGTQSVGPSLFGANPPIPDDLLAKAFSLGTNEIQNIKGKFQKK
- the LOC103854432 gene encoding probable inactive protein kinase DDB_G0270444 isoform X1, whose amino-acid sequence is MASDSQTATATTSEKPVENKVDEEAKLMEKEIVLEDKPVSDSSLAVTKEENISQTPAADVKEVAAVVKEEESTEKVTDENGEKKVAEQVEVKEPILVKESVEEVKVEAGDAEKGKDEKGEEKIAEEVELKEPTLVKESVEEVKVEAGDAEKEEGKGKVENGEEKVAEEVEVKEPALVKESVEEVKVEAGDAEKEEGKGKDEDGEEKVAVQVELKEPVLLKESVEEVKVEALDVEKAEEKGTVECVAEEDNKDKEESKVLDVSESAGGKQVDVVQLVREVPEETVEDKIKDVEVLEVEPKIEASEKVEVVKTTETTPETTEQAKDELVGKLEDTIVVETKDSKDEQTSESGSIINQDSDTAPKKETDGDASSPADVTEKAITEEKHVVEEPSKDEPENVSETKDVATKVATEEENIKKDTEDVKSEETLKETEGNKQEESVKEKVPEAVETAPPVVKEIEEPEVTTKEEVVVKQKSSNSIMSKVKKSLVKAKKAIIGKSPSSKTISTQEAKEDIKAK
- the LOC103854430 gene encoding pectin acetylesterase 12 translates to MNKLLLLVGFVVVLGTTQANEYLDFNVTEIDRIEELEFGFSKYSSNLNPLLVGLTLIRGADSGAVCLDGTLPGYHLHRGHGSGANSWLIQLEGGGWCNNVRTCVYRKKTRRGSSNYMEKQLQFTGILSDKAQENPDFFNWNRVKLRYCDGASFSGDGQNQAAQLQFRGERIWRAAIADLKAKGMRYANQALLSGCSAGGLAAILRCDEFRNLFPGSTKVKCLSDAGLFLDTADVSGGRTIRNLYNGVVNFQSVKNNLPRMCTNHLDPTSCFFPQNLISQMKTPLFIVNAAYDTWQIQSSIAPTSADPRGFWHDCRLNHAKCTPSQIRFLQGFRDQMLRVVKGFSMSRHNGLFINSCFAHCQTERQDTWFADDSPVIRKKAVAIAVGDWYFDRAEVKLIDCPYPCDKSCHNLVFR
- the LOC103854432 gene encoding probable serine/threonine-protein kinase kinX isoform X2, with the translated sequence MASDSQTATATTSEKPVENKVDEEAKLMEKEIVLEDKPVSDSSLAVTKEENISQTPAADVKEVAAVVKEEESTEKVTDENGEKKVAEQVEVKEPILVKESVEEVKVEAGDAEKEEGKGKDEDGEEKVAVQVELKEPVLLKESVEEVKVEALDVEKAEEKGTVECVAEEDNKDKEESKVLDVSESAGGKQVDVVQLVREVPEETVEDKIKDVEVLEVEPKIEASEKVEVVKTTETTPETTEQAKDELVGKLEDTIVVETKDSKDEQTSESGSIINQDSDTAPKKETDGDASSPADVTEKAITEEKHVVEEPSKDEPENVSETKDVATKVATEEENIKKDTEDVKSEETLKETEGNKQEESVKEKVPEAVETAPPVVKEIEEPEVTTKEEVVVKQKSSNSIMSKVKKSLVKAKKAIIGKSPSSKTISTQEAKEDIKAK
- the LOC103854435 gene encoding uncharacterized protein LOC103854435: MSRKNVSGSVGVWQSNNGYYGYGYGGGYMEKRQLFLKSYQFSRKQSLTEKIKRSVRRVVKKVVWMRLKSARRMKRVVWSRLKMAFFYRRRRFFRLLHPNKPSSYYCFY